The following nucleotide sequence is from Gracilimonas sp..
CAGGTTTGCTCCAAATCCCTGCTGCTCAAAATAAAGCTGAGGTGATTTTACCGTAATGTCCCTGACTATAATTTCATCAGAAAGAAGACTTCCCAAATCAATTCTGATGGAGGCTTCCTGAATACTGATGGCATTTTTATCACTAAACTTATCTGGATTTGCGACTGTAAAACCCTCTATACTTCCTGAACCATTAAAAGGTGAAATATTCACATTATTTACTTTCACTTGTGTCTGTAATAATCTGGATCCATTTTCTTCAATTCCCGATTTTATAATTCCATCCAGGGAAAGAGTTAAAACCAGAAATCCGGCGACAATAACAGCCAGAATTCCGCCAAAGATTTTAAAACCTTTATTTTTCATTCTTTTTGTTTAATTCATATTCGGTTAATTAAAGGGGTTAAATGCTTTCTTGTTCCATTTTCTACTTTTTACGATAGAAGCCTTTTCTCCCAGCTCTTTTTTTATAAATTAAACCAATTAACACTAACTACGAAACCACTACTATGAAGCTAACCAAAAGCCTTTTGCTCGCTTTGGTTTGTGCTCTTTTGTTTGGGGTAAATGGATTTTCACAATCTACTCCACAGGCATTTACAGGTGCTCAAATCATACCAATCTCCGGCGAGCCGATAAATAACGGAGTTCTTGTTGTTGAAGATGGAAAAATAACGGCCGTTGGCGGTCCAAATACTCGTATTCCTCGCGGTGCTGATGTGCATGATATGTCTGGTAAAGTAATTATGCCCGGACTTGTGGATACGCACTCACACATTGGAGAAGGAGATGGCGGAGACCGTTCGTCAGCATTGCACCCTGATGTGCGCATTATGGACGCAATCGACCCACGAAGTGATACATTCCGAAAAGCACGTGCGGGAGGAATTACCTCAGTTAATATCATGCCAGGTTCCGGACACTTGATGAGCGGTCAGACTGTTTACCTGAAACTCCGTGAAGCCAACACCATTGAAGATATGCTGATTTATCTGGATGAGGACAAAACTATTTATGGTGGCTTGAAAATGGCCAACGGAACGAATCCGTTAGGTGGAAGTGGGTTCCCTGGAACACGGGCAAAATCTGCGGCTATGGTTCGTTCCTTATTTGTGAAAGCTCAGGAGTACAAAGCAAAAGTTGATGCTGCGGACGGCGATGAAAGCAAAATGCCTCCCCGTGATATTGGAATGGAAACGTTGGTCGAAGTGCTGGAAGGGAAAAGAACGGTTCACAATCACACGCACCGACATGATGATATTTTAACGGCCATTCGGTTGTCGGAGGAGTTCGGTTATGAACTAGTTCTTCAGCATGTGAGTGAGGCCTGGAAAGTAGCAGAGGAAATTGCTGA
It contains:
- a CDS encoding amidohydrolase family protein; translated protein: MKLTKSLLLALVCALLFGVNGFSQSTPQAFTGAQIIPISGEPINNGVLVVEDGKITAVGGPNTRIPRGADVHDMSGKVIMPGLVDTHSHIGEGDGGDRSSALHPDVRIMDAIDPRSDTFRKARAGGITSVNIMPGSGHLMSGQTVYLKLREANTIEDMLIYLDEDKTIYGGLKMANGTNPLGGSGFPGTRAKSAAMVRSLFVKAQEYKAKVDAADGDESKMPPRDIGMETLVEVLEGKRTVHNHTHRHDDILTAIRLSEEFGYELVLQHVSEAWKVAEEIAEAGVPASIITLDSFGGKLEAAEIKNANGKYLEDAGVLVGLHTDDGITDSRLFLRSAALAVREGMSRKGALESVTIANAKMMDIEDRAGTLEKGKDADFIILSGDPFSVYTHVEQTWIEGSKVWDRSNEEDRKYAAGGYEIFRGEVHTHHEMGGSQ